From one Acidobacteriota bacterium genomic stretch:
- a CDS encoding amino acid racemase: MGEKFRLEPALAAALRRPYNPQMDRMIGILGGMGPEATLDLYDRIIRLVPARKDQDHPRVLIYSNPKIPDRTLAILGEGPSPLEALVESARVLERAGAGIIAIPCNASHHFLPEIAPRIGIPILDMIGETCRRVVKRRPPLKRVGLLAASGTVLGRVYHRTLESAGLRVLVPGAPGQERLHRAIMQVKAGAHDASTREIFHRAGRSLVRRGAQAVILGCTEIPLAFDPEAAGYPTFDATEILAEAAVDWALGKEGGGA, from the coding sequence ATGGGCGAAAAATTCCGGCTCGAGCCGGCCCTTGCGGCCGCCCTGCGGCGGCCCTATAATCCGCAAATGGACCGGATGATAGGGATCCTTGGAGGGATGGGGCCGGAGGCGACGCTGGACCTGTATGATCGCATCATCCGCCTCGTCCCGGCGCGGAAAGACCAGGACCACCCCCGGGTCCTCATCTATTCCAACCCCAAGATCCCCGACCGGACCCTGGCGATCCTGGGCGAGGGGCCGAGCCCGCTCGAGGCGCTGGTCGAGTCGGCGCGAGTGCTCGAGCGCGCGGGCGCCGGCATCATCGCCATCCCCTGCAACGCCTCCCACCATTTTCTCCCCGAAATCGCCCCGCGCATCGGCATCCCGATCCTCGACATGATCGGGGAAACCTGCCGCAGGGTCGTGAAGCGAAGGCCGCCGCTCAAAAGGGTGGGGCTGCTGGCGGCCTCGGGCACGGTGCTCGGCCGCGTGTATCACCGTACCCTGGAGTCGGCCGGGCTCCGGGTCCTGGTCCCCGGCGCACCGGGACAGGAGCGGCTGCACCGCGCCATCATGCAGGTCAAGGCGGGCGCCCACGATGCAAGCACGCGGGAAATCTTTCACCGGGCGGGAAGGAGCCTCGTGCGCCGGGGGGCGCAGGCGGTGATCCTGGGCTGCACCGAAATCCCGCTGGCGTTCGACCCCGAAGCCGCGGGGTACCCCACTTTCGATGCGACGGAAATCCTTGCGGAAGCGGCGGTCGACTGGGCGCTGGGGAAAGAAGGGGGCGGGGCCTGA
- a CDS encoding MoaD/ThiS family protein encodes MSVTVRIPAIIRQFTGQESEVRLEGKTVGEVLETFKARFPAAGERFFSERTLRYMNLYLNEEDVRSLANLETPVGDSDVLSIVFAVAGG; translated from the coding sequence ATGAGCGTTACGGTCCGCATCCCTGCAATCATCCGCCAGTTCACCGGGCAGGAGTCGGAGGTCCGGCTGGAAGGGAAGACGGTGGGCGAGGTCCTGGAGACCTTCAAGGCCCGGTTCCCCGCGGCCGGGGAGCGCTTCTTCTCGGAGCGGACCCTGCGCTACATGAACCTCTACCTGAACGAGGAGGATGTCCGCTCGCTCGCCAACCTCGAGACCCCGGTGGGGGACTCGGACGTCCTGTCGATAGTATTCGCCGTGGCCGGCGGGTAG